A single genomic interval of Natronoarchaeum philippinense harbors:
- a CDS encoding AAA domain-containing protein, with product MQIRGEIVDVGDVREISTQYGERDLAEVSVRRDDAADPETVTLWGKWAETAEYVEAGMELVVTDAERDDYDGEQRYATTGDSFVVVEPSFLVNVTDVRSWVQCPRMYYLNKISGIPLNYPVVKGTIVHEVFGDLLRGRSLDDAVEDRVAEAGLELGLLGREADAVAEEVRQNAAAIDGWLAQGTLSDTDQWRSEQLLISHRFGIKGRADAIRRGMPVELKTGKNTNREPRFQDKIQAACYGLLLKEKGVPADTGTLLYTKNTTLDRGEATGDLSPAKEFSIGAGLRDFVVRARNEIAAMEHGMRVPTGHEADANCEYCFEQDACMVVSGRLDQESKAGQIGRAVPDEEQEYFERFYELLETERRTVHAEYAKLWEQTAAERADDDRAVIGLDYLGKSELPGGRWELRAERSGDAVSKIREGDVVLASDGDPVDGHAELGRVERLGTDEIVVSTDEPVEFSRIDVYPSELSVDRMLTALHDAVLKGDPRRKDVLFGRTEPKFGRTSETFIDNNDAQDEAVRKAVTADDLALIHGPPGTGKTYTIAQAVRAMVDRGERVLLSAFTNRAVDNAIEALREQGFEEIVRVGTKSGVREDMLDLRLDERGDPEERAAELEDAPVVAATTATCGSRVMSEQSFDAAVVDEASQLTEPNTLAAINLADRFVLVGDHHQLPPVVRSETELSTSLFERMIDEYPAASVMLDRQYRMAQRIQAFASREFYDGELRPATPEVAGRSLSDLDGVDADALPTDLRGRVTMLDVEGDAGRHTDAVEAERVAEAIERFGAAGIGHDRIAVIAPFRAQVAEISRKVPDGVAVDTVDRFQGSSKDVVIVSFVATDGLDSPIFEDYRRINVALTRAKRSLVLVGDADALATHDRYARMVEWAEK from the coding sequence GTGCAGATACGGGGAGAGATCGTCGACGTTGGCGACGTGCGGGAGATTTCGACGCAGTACGGCGAGCGCGATCTCGCCGAGGTGAGCGTGCGCCGCGACGACGCCGCCGATCCCGAGACGGTCACGCTGTGGGGCAAGTGGGCCGAGACCGCCGAGTACGTCGAGGCGGGCATGGAACTGGTCGTCACTGACGCCGAGCGCGACGACTACGACGGCGAGCAGCGGTACGCGACGACCGGCGACTCCTTCGTCGTCGTCGAGCCGTCCTTTCTGGTCAACGTCACCGACGTTCGGTCGTGGGTCCAGTGCCCGCGGATGTACTACCTCAACAAAATTTCGGGCATCCCGCTGAACTACCCCGTCGTCAAGGGGACGATCGTCCACGAGGTGTTCGGCGACCTGCTTCGGGGACGGAGCCTCGACGACGCCGTCGAGGATCGAGTCGCCGAGGCCGGCCTCGAACTCGGACTGCTCGGCCGCGAGGCCGACGCCGTCGCCGAGGAGGTGCGCCAGAACGCCGCGGCGATCGACGGCTGGCTCGCACAGGGAACGCTTTCGGACACCGACCAGTGGCGCAGCGAGCAGTTGCTGATCAGCCATCGCTTTGGCATCAAGGGCCGGGCCGACGCGATCCGGCGGGGGATGCCGGTCGAGCTCAAGACCGGTAAGAACACCAACCGCGAGCCGCGGTTTCAGGACAAGATTCAGGCGGCTTGCTACGGCCTGCTGCTCAAGGAGAAGGGCGTCCCCGCCGACACAGGGACGCTGCTGTATACCAAAAACACGACGCTCGATCGCGGCGAGGCCACGGGCGATCTCTCGCCGGCCAAGGAGTTCTCGATCGGCGCCGGCCTCCGGGACTTCGTCGTCCGCGCCCGCAACGAGATCGCGGCGATGGAACACGGCATGCGCGTGCCGACGGGCCACGAGGCCGACGCCAACTGCGAGTACTGCTTCGAGCAGGACGCCTGCATGGTCGTCTCCGGCCGGCTGGATCAGGAATCGAAGGCCGGCCAGATCGGCCGCGCCGTCCCCGACGAAGAACAGGAGTACTTCGAGCGCTTCTACGAGCTCCTCGAAACCGAGCGCCGAACGGTCCACGCCGAGTACGCCAAACTCTGGGAGCAGACCGCCGCCGAGCGAGCCGACGACGACCGCGCAGTGATCGGCCTCGACTATCTCGGTAAGTCCGAACTCCCCGGCGGTCGCTGGGAGCTTCGCGCCGAGCGATCGGGCGACGCCGTCTCGAAGATCCGCGAGGGCGACGTGGTGCTGGCCAGCGACGGCGACCCGGTCGACGGCCACGCCGAACTCGGGCGCGTCGAGCGCCTCGGCACCGACGAGATCGTCGTCTCGACCGACGAGCCCGTCGAGTTTTCCCGGATCGACGTGTACCCCTCGGAGCTGTCGGTCGACCGGATGTTGACCGCGCTCCACGACGCCGTCCTCAAGGGCGACCCGCGCCGGAAGGACGTGCTGTTCGGGCGCACGGAGCCCAAATTCGGACGCACTTCCGAGACGTTCATCGACAACAACGACGCCCAAGACGAGGCCGTCCGGAAGGCCGTCACCGCGGACGATCTCGCGCTGATCCACGGCCCGCCGGGCACCGGCAAGACCTACACGATCGCTCAGGCTGTCCGTGCGATGGTCGACCGGGGCGAGCGCGTGCTGCTCTCGGCGTTTACGAACCGCGCGGTCGACAACGCCATCGAGGCGCTGCGAGAGCAGGGCTTCGAGGAGATCGTCCGCGTCGGGACGAAAAGCGGCGTCCGAGAGGACATGCTCGATCTCCGACTCGACGAGCGCGGCGATCCCGAGGAACGCGCCGCGGAACTCGAAGACGCGCCGGTCGTCGCGGCGACGACGGCGACCTGCGGATCGCGCGTGATGAGCGAGCAGTCGTTCGACGCCGCCGTCGTCGACGAGGCCTCGCAACTCACCGAGCCGAACACGCTCGCCGCGATCAACCTCGCCGACCGGTTCGTGCTGGTCGGCGACCACCACCAGCTCCCGCCGGTCGTCCGGAGCGAAACCGAACTCTCGACCTCGTTGTTCGAGCGCATGATCGACGAGTACCCCGCGGCGTCGGTGATGCTCGACCGCCAGTACCGGATGGCCCAGCGCATTCAGGCGTTCGCGTCGCGGGAGTTCTACGACGGCGAGTTGCGGCCCGCGACGCCCGAGGTCGCCGGTCGAAGCCTCTCCGATCTCGACGGCGTCGACGCCGACGCGCTCCCCACCGACCTCCGAGGCCGCGTGACGATGCTCGACGTGGAGGGCGACGCCGGCCGCCACACCGACGCCGTCGAAGCCGAGCGCGTCGCCGAGGCCATCGAGCGCTTCGGCGCCGCAGGCATCGGCCACGACCGGATCGCCGTGATCGCGCCGTTCCGCGCGCAGGTCGCGGAGATCTCACGCAAAGTGCCCGACGGCGTCGCCGTCGACACGGTCGACCGGTTTCAGGGATCGAGCAAAGACGTCGTGATCGTCTCTTTCGTCGCCACCGACGGCCTCGACAGCCCGATCTTCGAGGACTATCGGCGCATCAACGTCGCGCTCACCCGAGCCAAGCGCTCGCTCGTGCTCGTCGGCGACGCCGACGCGCTGGCCACCCACGACCGGTACGCTCGGATGGTCGAGTGGGCCGAGAAGTGA
- the uvsE gene encoding UV DNA damage repair endonuclease UvsE — protein MLGYACLNRTLREHEPPLRCNRGMQRKTWESRGLDYASELALQNFSDLYDILRWNVDHDIYFYRCTSDLVPWNSEFELTDLPDYDEIERIAAECGRLIRENDVRFTFHPSHWCKLASESAETVENSLRDLEVHGAWLDLFDLPRTPYYSINVHIGAHYGDKEATAARFREAVNRLSPAARERLTVENDDKEGLWSVPELVEAVAEPLGVPVVFDYHHHQFTSRGRTYREAFELAAETWGDVRPIAHYSEPARLYGEDARPQAHAEYVSTVPDWLLDGADVMLEAKSKEKALLQYRDGTDPAVGTS, from the coding sequence CGGGGGCTCGACTACGCGTCCGAACTCGCGCTGCAGAACTTCTCCGATCTGTACGACATTCTGCGCTGGAACGTCGACCACGACATCTACTTCTACCGCTGCACGTCCGATCTGGTCCCGTGGAACTCCGAGTTCGAGCTGACCGACCTGCCGGACTACGACGAGATCGAACGGATCGCCGCCGAGTGTGGCCGACTGATCCGCGAGAACGATGTTCGATTCACCTTTCACCCGAGCCACTGGTGCAAGCTCGCCAGCGAGTCCGCCGAGACCGTCGAGAACTCCCTCCGCGACCTCGAAGTCCACGGCGCGTGGCTCGACTTGTTCGACCTGCCCCGGACGCCGTACTACAGCATCAACGTTCACATCGGCGCCCACTACGGCGACAAAGAAGCCACAGCCGCTCGCTTCCGGGAGGCCGTGAACCGCCTCTCGCCCGCCGCTCGCGAGCGACTGACGGTCGAGAACGACGACAAGGAGGGCCTCTGGAGCGTCCCCGAACTGGTCGAGGCGGTCGCGGAACCGCTCGGCGTGCCCGTCGTGTTCGATTACCACCACCACCAGTTCACGAGTCGGGGACGCACGTACAGGGAGGCCTTCGAACTGGCTGCCGAGACGTGGGGCGACGTGCGGCCGATCGCACACTACTCCGAGCCAGCACGGCTGTACGGAGAAGACGCGCGTCCGCAGGCCCACGCCGAGTACGTCTCGACGGTTCCCGACTGGCTGCTCGACGGCGCCGACGTGATGCTCGAAGCCAAGTCGAAGGAGAAAGCATTGTTGCAGTACCGGGACGGGACCGACCCGGCCGTCGGCACGTCGTAG
- a CDS encoding DUF5820 family protein, with protein sequence MTDYDDLPDDWVVWNDEPDGRSVLAYRPDVFDSQAFPPECMPTIYLTSGRPSRRPAGSDPVESGRDWHVTLYLEPDVERSDDRYESRDDAVAGVVDLAARFADGDIDYRALYQVPREDYFEKLDELTGREKA encoded by the coding sequence GTGACCGACTACGACGACCTGCCCGACGACTGGGTGGTCTGGAACGACGAGCCCGACGGGCGCAGCGTGCTCGCCTACCGCCCCGACGTGTTCGACTCGCAGGCGTTCCCGCCCGAGTGCATGCCGACGATCTACCTCACCAGCGGTCGCCCCTCCCGGCGACCCGCCGGATCGGACCCGGTCGAGTCCGGACGGGACTGGCACGTCACGCTGTATCTCGAACCCGACGTGGAGCGCTCGGACGATCGCTACGAGAGCCGTGACGACGCCGTCGCGGGGGTCGTCGACCTCGCCGCGCGCTTTGCCGACGGCGACATCGATTACCGAGCGCTGTATCAGGTGCCCCGCGAGGACTACTTCGAGAAGCTCGACGAACTGACGGGCCGAGAGAAGGCGTAG